TGATATCAAGAATCCATCAAACAACTTTATTGTCAATAATACTTTGATTGTTGAAGTGGTACTTCATCGTTTATCAGTTCTCAAGGATTTTGCTTAAGGAGATAATGGGGCTTATTATGTAGATATTGTATCGTTCAAGAAGATTAGGCATGGCTACACTACTCTTATTCGGTGATTTTCAGTATAGAATTGTATCTTTGGGCATATTTTCTTCTACTATCTTTatggtatttgtttttaattaaaaaatttaatgtaacCTGAACATTTGTGTTTTTGTGCGAGGAAAAGCCCATGGCATGGCCATCTAGCTAGTACAAATATTGTAAGGGAAGAGAGATACGTAGGCCCAGCCCACTACCCCATGAAAATTGATTCCTTCCCGTTGCTTTCCGAAAGCACTTGCATGTCTTGCCAAGCCCAAATTCCTATTTTGATTCTTCATGGGCTAGGCTTGCTGGGCACCTGGCCTGTTCCCCCCCCTcccaccttttatttttttaattattaaaattatttaggttTTAAGAGATTTGAGAAATGTTTTATCTAattgttgttgaatttttttttttaaaaaaattaaagatcagagattatatttatttagagTGTTgtatttgaattcttttttctatttaaattaagactttcaatttaattataatttgttcaaTATCTACCAATTCaagtttgtaatgaaattatactCCTTGAAAGTGTGATTGTGcttgtttttcaaagtttttttacttggaaatgcatcaaaataattttttttattttttaaaaattatttttgatatcatcgcattaaaataatctgataacattatttaaaattttatttttttttatgttaaaaacttCTTATTTTGACTCGCATGGAAACACACCCCAATCAATAATCTAGTATTTAATTATAAgtcaaaaaccaaaatttgtttttccattGTTATGAcggtattttaaataaaaattatgtttgatgaaaaaaaatatgaaaaccttttattttaagtaaTGAATGTAATATgagttataattaataaaataaactataaattaaatctTAGTTAAACCATAAATTAAATCTTAGTTAAACCATAATCTTCATTTGGGGAGAAGATAGAGGGGCAAGTGGGGGCCAGACcctgaaaaatttaaatattcataagGTTGCATGCATAGTTAAAATGTGTGgtctctaaataaaaaaaaatatataaattttcacctctcataaaaaaaattatattagttttggCTTCCCTGAAAAATTATCATAGCTCAATTTACAAAATTTGTGCCGAACGGACTAGCAATGCATTGGGtattaattaactttatttCATACTCCCATGAGTTAGATTCATAATGATTCAATTGCATCTCAATCTCCTCTCCGATCATTTTCAAACCCATGtccaatttattaaaaaacaaaaggaaaaaaaaataattgaaaggatATGTTACATATCATAAGTAGGTGTTGAAACATGTATGTTTCGGTTATGATGTGGtggatgatgttttttttttaaaaatatttttatttaaaaatatattaaaataatttattttagatttttttaaaagtaatatatcaaaaatactaaaaattttaaagtcaaatatactttatatttaaattaagttcCGACctcaaaagtaaaaataaatcatcaagtctCCTTACCTATAAAGGGTTTGTGTAACAGGACAAAATTATTTGGTTTGGACCtatttgaaagtatgataaaaattaaatttttaaattaatttttattagaaaagatatatatatattagttattaAATCAGCCTATCAAAAcagtctaaaaataaaaaataaaaaataaatataaaaatatttaaattgagaaaacaatattttgacaATATTGTTAAAATCTTTTTGAGAatatttggaagtgtggtaATGATtacttttaaaagtgttttttacttgaaaatatattaaattaatatattttttattttttaaaaattatttttaaaattaaaacaataaaaagtaatttataataaaaaataattttttaaaaacattttttaaaagtaaaaacaaatgtgCTGTTGGTCCAGCCAAAGAAATTGGATTTGAGACGTGGTATAGTAGCTTTTTGTTGGTGACAGCTGCATATCCTATTGCTCCATTCACAAAAAGTACCTCGAATTGCTTTAAACATGGAAAGCAGTGAGGCATCCAGActccccccctccttttttctttttcttttttttcaataaatgagAATTCGAGGTATCTATAAACGGGACACTCAACCTCTGTCTTTCTATGCTGGGGACGTGAAATGATGAAAAAGGAACTTACGGAAGAAGAAACAGGAGCCATGGAGAAGGTCGCTCTTGGTAGGTTATGATAACCATCTTGAACAAGTttgttgtttcttgattttttttttttcgttaagTGCACGATTTCTTATGCCATATTCATGGCTTATACAGATACTGTATGGGAAGAGAGACATGTAGCACCAGCCCACTACACCATGAAAATTGATTCCTTCTCGTTGCTTTCCGATATGGTTGCTAATTCTTACTTGGAACAATATGAATCTCGTGAATTTGAAGCCAGCGGCTACAAGTGGTGAGTTTCAACGTATTaccttctgtttttctttttataaggcGGAGTGGTTCtgtaattttcaagaaaaagactGCATCTATGTATCAAAGTGTTAGATTTAGCCCCCCAAGGGGTAAACCCCAACTGCTGACACTTGGGATTTCCTCTTAGAGGTCTCGGGTTAAAACCTAGTAAGGAAAAGGGGAGGGGGGATTAGGATGGAGGAGAGATTATTccatgattttgtgttttcgTGGATCAttaaacagaaaacaaaatagTGTGAGCGTGCTAACTAGTTTAGCTTGTAATGTCACATGATGCTGTACAAAGTGATTTGCAATTGAATGTCATTCATACACCTAAGATGGAAGCTGGGATTTAGGGATTTAGGGAAGGAGAGGGTATCTCCAGTGATGTAGTTTATTAAGACTTTTAGGTCTCCTAATGTATTGTCAGGGGGTGCCTCATCATAAAACCATGGTAATTTTGTGATGCCAGGATTCTATAGAATTGCAGCCATCCTTGATATGGATAGCCTTCCCCGAGATTCATATACATGTAGTCAATGTGTTAGTCGCGACCAATGCTAGTTCTGCCTTTTCAGTCACTTATGCTTTGTTTATTGTTCGCAGGAAATTGGTTCTGTACCCTAATGGAAACAAGAGCAGTAATGGAGATGGCTACATATCTCTGTATTTGGTAATTGCAGACACCACTGGTTTCCCTCCTGGTTGGGAAATCAATGTCATCTTCAACTTGTTCGTGTATGATCAAATCCAGGACAAATACTTGACAATTGGAGGTATGCCCTTCTCATGCATGCTGACAATTTTCTCTAGTAGAATGTCCATCTGATTCAGGTTACTCTTTTATTGATGTTAGATGGGAGATTGAGGCGATTCTGTGCCCTAAAGAATCAATTGGGGTTTCCCCAGGTGCTTCCATTAAATACTTTTAACAATGCATCAAATGGTTACTTGATTGGTGATTCCTGTGTATTTGGAGCGGAGGTTTTTGTTATCAAAAGTGAAGGTAAAGGGGAACATTTTTCCATGATTAAGGATCCTTCAGACGGTACTTTTACTTGGGAGGTTGAATACTTCTCTGGATTGACAGAAGAATTTTATTACTCTCAAGTTTATTTGGCTGGAGGACATGGATGGTATATGCTATAAATTTTAAaccttggatttattttttcttgtgacAATTCAGCAACCTGAATATCTAGATTCATGTTTTGCTTCCTTGTGATTTCAGGAAGTTACAGCTCTGTCCGAAGGGAGATATAAAGCAAAGGGGCAAATTCTTGTCTTTATTTTTGGAACTGGATGATTGCACCAAATATCATACTGGATGGAAACTGCTTGTGGAATTCACACTGCGCATTAAGGATCAAGTCCAGAGCCATCACCATGAGAAAACCAGTGAGTTCACTTCATATTCCTTTTTTCCTATTATCCCTACCCCGCAGTCAGTCTTTACTAGAACAATAGGTTATAGAGGCTGAAATTATAGTACCTTGAAAAATTGGTTGTGGAGTCTGAAATTCTTGTTCCTTCATGTTTAGGGGGAGAGATAGTTATTCCCATCTGGTTCATTATATCaggccaaaaatagaaaaatctagCTTTTCTATACAACTAGGCATCAACAGTGCAACTGCAGGGGATTTTACTTGTAATGATGTATTGGCTTGGGATAAAAAAGAATCGTGTTTCTATGGATTGAGACTTGCAAATTGAGAGATAGATGCAAGGAGACTGGAACATTTTGTTACCAGTTCGAATGAAATCATTGCCATCTCGCTCATGGAAGTTTTCAAATCCTTTTCTTCTCAAGAACACAATTaagtaaaaatgaaaattgcTGAATACTTCTTGTATAATCAAGTttgcttatttattttactttttatagggACCAACATGTTCCTATTTCAGTCACTAATCTTCCATTTTTCTGGGCAGTTCATACGTGGTTCAATGCATCTGAGAATAGTTGGGGTCTGCCGAGCTTGATATCATTGACTGATATCAAGAATCCATCAAACAACTTTATTGTCAATAATACTTTGATTGTTGAAGTGGTACTTCATCGTTTATCAGTTCTCAAGGATTTTGCTTAAGGAGATAATGGGGCTTATTATGTAGATATTGTATCGTTCAAGAAGATTAGGCATGGCTACACTACTCTTATTCGGTGATTTTCAGTATAGAATTGTATCTTTGGGCATATTTTCTTCTACTATCTTTatggtatttgtttttaattaaaaaatttaatgtaacCTGAACATTTGTGTTTTTGTGCGAGGAAAAGCCCATGGCATGGCCATCTAGCTAGTACAAATATTGTAAGGGAAGAGAGATACGTAGGCCCAGCCCACTACCCCATGAAAATTGATTCCTTCCCGTTGCTTTCCGAAAGCACTTGCATGTCTTGCCAAGCCCAAATTCCTATTTTGATTCTTCATGGGCTAGGCTTGCTGGGCACCTGGCctgttccccccccccccaccttttattttttttaattattaaaattatttaggttTTAAGAAGTTTGAGAAatgttttatctaattttttgttgaaatttttaaaaaaaaaatttaaagatcagagattatatttatttagagTGTTgtatttggattctttttttttatttaaattaagactttcaatttaattataatttttactaaTTAAAAATCTCAATACTAAATAAATGCTATTAGTTAGGCTAgttttaaatatgaattttttttttttataaggaattTTAGGTCtagaactaaaattaatataaattgagatatctaatttatttttataagatgattcaaattattatttatattttattaaacattaaagtttattatttaaatttctcCGCAACTTAAATCCATATACCTTAGAACAAATCCATAAaccttgaaagttgaaactcCAGAACCATAGTTTATATCTTTACTATACGCTACATCACAACACCAAGCTCATCCATCCTTTTAGACCAAGCATCAAACACATAGCAGGCCAGCTGCTGAGGAGCCGATAATTATAACAAGAAACACAGAAACCAACcaacaacaacacaaaaaaCTCAAAGAAGCCATAGCTAGAAGTAGACAATTGACACCCAAAATGAGAAACAAATGAAGAACTGTTCCAATCCACAGAAATTACAGCCGGGATGAACAATGATGATAAAACATCCTTTAGTTCTTTCTGTAATTTTAATATGTAGAAAAACCAAATGAGAATTAACAACTATACATCAGTTTCTTTCTAATtaacaatgaatttttttttatatatatatatataaacaatgacCTGACGGAGAATTAAGAAGAAAAGGGCATGACAACAAAGCATTCTAAACTGAGAAAAGAGGTAGAAAGAATCAGGTCTTTTATCCTATTTTAGAGCTGTTTTGCTCTTTTACTAACAGGAATAAACCAGCTAGTTCACCAGGGTCGTcgtttccataaaaaaaaaagctggttTTTTCGGTTCTTTTCAGTTCATTTTCATGTCTTGTATTTCATCAAAATCAGATTGGTTAGGTGGCTCCGTGGCTGGTTCATCAATTGAACTGACCAATCCAGCTCGATTCTATAACTATGATTGCAACAATTTTCTAATATCTTGAATGTGGGGATTATTTTAAGGAAGACCGGTGTCTTGCACATACCTCGTAGGGATGGTAGTAGATATCCTCgtatcatgtttttattatgtttatatcCTATTTATTATCTAACGAAtacaaaatttagaaatatttacTAGTTTTATTGTTCGCGCTGCACGGCGGGTCTTTTTTTTTGGGCTTAtttgtttatgtattttaaaagcattttaaaaaatatggaaaattttttatatttttatttattttaaattaatatgtttttagtattttcaaatcattttaatatgctggtgtcaaaaataatttttttaaaaataaaaaaatatcattgacattcATTTTGatacgaaaagttatttaaaaatcaatcacaaccTTACTTCCAAACAAGTTCTTAATTGAATGAGGTTTTCGAGCAAAACCATCTTATCTCAAAGACATCCATCATTATTAGTATAGTTGTTCTTACATCTAGGCTTGGCTTAACACATTATTCAGGTGCCTGACCCGGGTCATGTTAGCGAAAAaacctgttttttaaataaaaaaagttaaaagttgAGATGATCTAGGTTAACCCCATCTGCAAACCTTGAATCGGTTTGACTCTTGGTCGGATCTCATAAGTATGGTAAAGTATACTGCATGGAGTAATGgttcattttatatgttttataaagTTATAGGTTTTGATTGGTGACCTACTTACAGCTATACTAATGAATGAGTGCAAATTAGGCTAAAGACAAAGCACAATCCTCATCTACCTCAAGGTCCCCTGTAAGAAAACATATGCTTTCATTGTCATAAATAGTTGCTAATCTCATGATCCATAAATCATGCAAGTCCAAGATTGCACTAAAAAGAGAAAGTtccaagaagaagaaacaaaaggggCTTCCTATAGAAGTTCAGCGATCTCTTCTAGTACCATGCACAGACCTTGCTAGTCTTCTAATGGATTCAAGATTAAGAAAGCATAGCCAGTTCAATCAGCAGCGCGAAGATTGAGAGATTTTCTTCCATAGAATCCCAGTCAAGGCTAGATTTTTATGGGATTTTGCAATTCTCACTGAAATAGAAATCTAAAAGCTTAATTTTCCATCTGCAGTGGTAACTTCCATACAAACATGGGATGAAACTTGCTGTTGCAATGATCTGTTTAGAAAAATTTGACAGTGGCAAACAAGAACAACTGCATAGTTTCTTCATAGATTCATAGAAACAAAGATGTTACTCACAATTGGATGTTCCTTTTCAGAAAACTCAACTATGACAAGCACAATATGGACCTAATTTCTATCAGTGAACTATTCCTTGTGCTGCCGTGAATCAAATCATCAAAACTCTTGTATAATTCAGGAACAGGTAATGTTTAggatgaaaaatcacaaatgtctcaagaaaagaaaaatgtaacAGAAGAAGGCAGCATGGCAATAGCTGACATGTGCTGTTCTGCTTAAATAAAGATGGGTTTGCAGCAGAAATTTCTACACAAAATACAAGGAATAAAGTTCAGTTACAATTGCATTTTACTTGCAATCActtcattgaaataaaaaagtttacttACAATTGCATGCTTCTTTTCAGAAAACTGAAACAGTGAAAAACACAATACGATCCCATTTTGGatcacttttcttttctattgtgATGTCCAGGACTTCAGCTCTTTATGTCTTTTTACTACAGTATTTTTCGCAAATATGTTATAACCAATGATCCAATCTTCAGCTTGTTGAAAGATTGAGAGATTTCAAAACATGTAAGTTTTCATTTTCCTCACCTGACagagaaaaccaagaaaaagaccAAAACCATCAAGCAGGAAGGCCTGAGTTTCGGTTCCGGCAAGCCCTTGACAAGAAAAATTTCCCACTGCAAGAAAGTGACCTCTTCAGTGAACTTGGCCCTACTCGGAAAGATCTCCCAAAAGAAGAGGTAGCCATGGATTTCATCAAGTTTTGATTTCCAACACCTCTGTTTTGAACAATTTCCCTAGTGGATTCATTTCCTATTCCTGCCCTCCCGGCACCTGAATTCCTGTCAGATTCCACTACAGGAAGAACATTAGTGA
This DNA window, taken from Populus alba chromosome 17, ASM523922v2, whole genome shotgun sequence, encodes the following:
- the LOC118031801 gene encoding uncharacterized protein, yielding MMKKELTEEETGAMEKVALDTVWEERHVAPAHYTMKIDSFSLLSDMVANSYLEQYESREFEASGYKWKLVLYPNGNKSSNGDGYISLYLVIADTTGFPPGWEINVIFNLFVYDQIQDKYLTIGDGRLRRFCALKNQLGFPQVLPLNTFNNASNGYLIGDSCVFGAEVFVIKSEGKGEHFSMIKDPSDGTFTWEVEYFSGLTEEFYYSQVYLAGGHGWKLQLCPKGDIKQRGKFLSLFLELDDCTKYHTGWKLLVEFTLRIKDQVQSHHHEKTIHTWFNASENSWGLPSLISLTDIKNPSNNFIVNNTLIVEVVLHRLSVLKDFA